Below is a window of Fundidesulfovibrio magnetotacticus DNA.
GGCCGTATAGAAGCCCAGGCCGATCAGGTAGCGCAGGGTCACCCCGTGCACCAGCTGGAGCTTCACCTCGTAGATGAACTCCCGCAGCCTGGCCACGGGCACCAGGGCGATGATCTTCTCGGCCTTCTCCGGCCACTTGCGCACGAAGAACAGGCAGGCCCAGATGGAGCCCACTCCCACGGCCAGGGGGAAGAAGGCCATCTTGAGCTTGAAGTGGAAAGCCACCACAAGGCCCATGGCCAGGATGGCGTTCAGGTCGAAAAAGCGCTCCCAGAAGACCATGCTGATGGACTGGCTGAGCGAATAGCCGCACTCCTTGCGCAGGTAGAAGGCCTTGGCCAGCTCGCCCAGTTTGGCGGGCACCACGTTGTTCACGGCCATGGAGAGCACGAAGGCCTTGAGCCCCACCCAGTTGCCGCAGGTGTAGCCCGAAAGGAAGTGCATGCGCAGGGCCATGGCCCCCCACCCCAGGAAGGAAAACAACGTGGAGACCACGAGGGCCGTGGCGTCGAAACGGGCGAAGGCCCCCCCCAGTTCCCGGAAATTGACGCCCCAGAAGGCGTAGACCAGACAGGCTCCGACCAGGCCCACGCGCAGGGCCAGGCTGACGGTTTTCTTCACGAGCATGTGCGTGTTTTTTGGTCCAGGCTAGCGGTTGAAGCTCTCTTGGAGCCGGTAGCGCAGGTGTGTATGACGCTTGGAGGCGCCCACCGCGCCCAGGCCTATGGAAAGGGCCTTCTTCGCGCCCAGAATCACGGCCAGTTTCCGGGCGCGGGTCAGGGCGGTGTAGATGAGGTTTCGCTTGAGCATCACGAAATGTTGCGTGACCACGGGCATCACCACGGCGGGGTATTCGCTGCCCTGGGACTTGTGCACGCTCACGGCGTAGGCCAGGGCCAGTTCGTCCAGTTCGGAAGACTCGAAGGGCACGATGCGGCCGTCGAAATCCACCGTGAGCGACTGTTCACGGGGATCGGCCTCCACGACCCACCCCAGGTCGCCGTTGAAGATGTCCTTTTCATAGTTGTTGCGCATCTGCAAGACCCTGTCGCCCACGCGGAAGCGCGACTTCCCCCGGACCACCTCCCGGCCGCGGGGGTTGAGCCGGGCCTGGAGCAGCTCGTTGAGGGCCTGGGCTCCCACCTCGCCCTTGTGCATGGGCGAGAGCACCTGGATGTCGCGCAGCGGGTCGAAGCCGTAGGTGCGCGGGATGCGCGTGGACACCAGGTCGATGATGCGCGCCTGCACGTCCAGGGGGTCGTCGCACTCCACCCAGAAGAAATCCGCGTCCGGGGGCGGCTTGGGCGACTGCACCGGCAGCTTGCCCTCGTTCACCCTGTGGGCGTTGACCACGATCATCGATTCCAGGGCTTGCCGGTAGATGTGCGTCAGGCGCGCCTGCTCCATGGTTTCGGAGTCGAGCAGATCGCCCAGAACGTTACCGGGGCCCACGGAGGGCAGCTGGTTCACGTCGCCCACCAGCACCAGACGCGCCGTGAGGGGCAGGGCGCGCAGGAGGTTCAGGAAGAGGCTCACGTCGAGCATGCTGGCCTCGTCCACCACCACCACGTCGGCCTTGAGCTTCTTCTCCTCGTTGTGGGAGAATCTGCCCCCGGGTTCCGAGCCCAGGAGCCGATGCAGGGTGGAGGCCGGAAAGCCCGTGGCCTCGCTCATGCGCTTGGCGGCGCGTCCCGTGGGGGCGCAGAGCTTCACCTTGAGGCCCAGACGGTCCAGCACGCGCACCACCGCGCGGGTGATGGTGGTCTTGCCCGTGCCCGGACCGCCGGTGATGATGAAGGTCTTGCCCGAACAGGCCTGGGAGACCGCCAGATGCTGTTCGCTGGAGAGTGTGATGCCCGATTCGGCCTCCACGGCGGGCAGGGTCTTGGCCACCTTCTCCGAGAGGGAGGCCGCCGGGTGGCTGGCGATGGCGTGGAGGCGCTCGGCGATTTCTCGCTCCCAGTTGTAGAAATGGGTGAGGTAGACGGCCTCCTCGATGCCCTGCTGGGGCAGATTCACCACGCGCACGCGCTTCTGCACGGCCAGGTTTTCCAGGGCCTCGTCCAGCAGGTGCGCGCCCACGCCGCCCAGCAGGGCGTCCACGCGTTCCAGGAGCTTGTCGCGGGGCGCGAAGAGGTGGCCCGAGTCGGAGAGGTTGAACAGGCCGTAGACGATGGCCGCCTCCAGGCGCTGGGGGCAGTCGTGTGCGAAGCCCAATTTGAGGGCCATGGCGTCGGCGGTCTTGAAGCCGATGCCCTGGATCTCGTGGGCCAGCCCGTAGGGGTTCTCCTTGAGCTTGTGCACCGCGCCCGCGCCGTGGTGCTTGAAGATGCGCTGGGCGAAGGTGGTGGGCACGTCGTGGGTCTGGAGGAAGAGCATGAGCCCGCGCACCTCGCGCTGCTCGTTCCAGCTGTTGGTGATCTTCTCCAGCACGCGGGGCGTGACGCCCTTCACCTTCAGGAGCTTTTCGGGCGTCTCGTCCAGCACCTCCAGCACCTTGTCGCCGAAGGCCTCCAGGAGCTTGCCCGCCAGCACCGGCCCCACGCCCTTGATCTGTTTGGACTCCAGGTAGCGCTTGATGCCCGTGAGCGAGGCCGGCATCTGCTGTTCGAAGCGCTCCACCGCGAACTGGCGTCCGTATTGCGGGTGGGTGGTCCACTCGCCCGCGAGCTTGAGCGTCTCGCCCGGGGTCACCTGGCCCATCACGCCCACGATGCTCACCGTGCCGGGCTCGCCGGGCACGCGCACCTTGGCCACCAGCCAGCCGGTGGAGTCGTTGAAGAAGGTGACGGTGTGCACCTCGCAGGTGATTTCGCTGGGCATGGGTCCTAGACGTTCTGGCGGTGGATCATGGACTGTTTGAGCGTCTCGCGGTCCACGTACTTGACCTCCGCGCCCAGGGGGATGCCCTGGGCCAGGCGGGTCAGGCGCACGCCCGGGTGGGAGCGCTCCACGAGGTTTTTCACGAAACTCGCCGTGGCCTCGGCCTCCAGGGTGGAGCCCAGGGCCAGGATTACCTCCTGTACCGCGCCTTCGGAAAGGCGGGCCTGGAAGCGGTCGAACTCCAGGCTGCCGGGGTCCACGCCGTCCAGGGGCGAGAGCAACCCGCCCAGGATGAGGTAGCGGCCCTTGTAGAGGCCGGTCTCCTCCAGGGAGAGCAGCGAGTCCCACTCGCTCACCAGGCAGAGCTGCTCGGCGTGGCGGGCGGGGTCGGCGCAGATGGGGCACGGGTCGGACTCGGCCAGCCCGGCGCAACCGGAGCACAAAAAGAGGTTCTCGCGCAGGTCGTGGATGGCGCGGCCGAGGCCCTGGGTGCGGGCCTTGGGCCACTTGAGCAGCGTGAGCGCCGCGCGCAGCGCGGACTTGGGGCCTAGCCCCGGTAGCGAGGAGAGCTCGGCCACCAGGTCGGCCAACGGCTTGGGCAGTGCTTTCATGAATGTCCGGTTCGGGTTGTCGGGCGCCTCCGCGCCCGCGTGGCGGGCCGCCGGGGAACTTGCGCCCCCACCGGCCCGTCGGCTTCATGGACCGGCCGTCAGGGCCGCCCTCGGGCGTGGGCCGGAGGCCTTGTCCGCGCACTCCATCACGGCGCGGACAAGACGACGCCGGGAAACAAGCGGACCGCGGCGCGCTTCGAACGTCCCGGCATCTCCCCCGCGAGACGCTAGAAAAGCCCCGGGATCTTCAGGCCGCCGGTGAGGCCCGCCATCTCGGACTGCTGGAGGTCGCGCGCCTTTTTGAGGGCGTCGTTGACCGCGGCCAGCACCAGGTCCTGGAGCATGTCCACGTCCGCGGGGTCCACCACGGACTTGTCGATGGCGATGGACACGATGTCCTGCGCGCCGGTGGCCACCACGGTGACCATGCCGCCACCGGCGGTGGCCTCCACGGTGCGCTTCTTCATGTCTTCCTGGATCTCCTGCATCTTGCGCTGCATCATCTGAGCCTGACGCAGCATGTCACCCATGCCTTTCATGGTTTCCTCCGGTGGTGGTTTCGGGCGTTACGCCTTGGAGCGCACGTCGATGATGTACGCTCCCATGGTTTCGCGCGCCTCCTGGAACAGGGCGGAGTTCTCGGCCCTGGTCCTGAGTTCTTTCTGGGAAAGCTGCGCCCTGGGCGCGGCGGCCCCGAAGCGGATGCGCACGGGCCGGGCGAAGTAGGCGTCCGCCAGGGCCTGGAGCGCGGCCAGGTTCTGGCGGTTGTCCTTGAACTGGCGCAGCTGGAAATCGTTGCCCTCCACGTGGAGCCCGCCGTCCTCGTAGATCCCCGAAAGCTGGGAGACGGCCACCTTGAGGGGCGCGTTCTCGCGCAGCTCGTGCCGGGCGTGGGCCACGAACCCTTTCCACGTGGCCGGACCGAGGGGCTTGGCCGTGACGGCCGGGATCTCCCGGGGCTGCTCGAAGTCTTCGGCGTCGGGCTCCGCGTCGGGGTCCTCCGGGTCGGCCGGGGCATGGACCGCCGCCGGGGACGCCGGGGCCGAAGGCCTGGGCGGAACCGCCCCCTGGGCCTGGCCGGGCGCGCCGTAGGGGCCTGGGCGCGGAGCGGCCTGGGCGTCCGGCCGCGTCGGAGGGATGTAGCGTCCGCCCTGGGGCTGCGCGCCGAAGGGCGGCTGGACTCCGTGGGGGGCCGGTCGCGACGGCGCGGGCCGGGGCGCGGCGTTCTGTCCGCCCGGACCCTGGGCTGGCGCGGATCGCGCCTCCAGGGCCTCCAGGGAGAGGAGCCTTGGCACGTAGGCCAGGTTGAGCAACAGAAGCTCCAGCGACATGGCCGGCTCCAGGCTGGTCATCACGCGGCGCTGGCCTTCCAGGGTCATCTGCCAGCAGGCGTGGATGTGCCGGGCGTCGAAGAGCTGGGCCCAGGCGAGCCATTGCCTGCCCTCCTCCTCGGTGAGCTCCAGGGTGGAAAGCGCCTTTTCGCCCGCCTGGTTCAGAAGGAACATGTCGCGCCAGCAGGCGGCCAGTTCGCGCAGGAAGAAGCCGATGTCCAGGCCCCGGTCCAGCACGGAGCGCAGCACGCTGCTCACCTCCAGGCAGTCCTGGTCCTTGAAGGCCTGCATGAGGGCCAGGAAGACGTCCTGACCGGCCAGACCCAGCACGTCGCGCACGTCCTGCTCGCGCAGGGTCTCTCGGCCCATGGCCAGCACCTGGGCCAGGAGCGACATGGAGTCGCGCACGCTTCCCGCGCCGCGCCGGGCGATGAGGCTCACGGCCGGGGGCTCGAAGGCGATCCCCTCGCGGTCGAGCAGCGCGCCCAGGTGCGCCTCCAGCTCGGGCTGGAGCAGCCGCTTGAACACGTAGTGCTGGCAGCGGCTGACGATGGTGGGCAGGATCTTGTGGGGCTCGGTGGTGGCCAGGATGAACGTGACGCGCCCGGGCGGCTCCTCCAGGGTCTTGAGCAGGGCGTTGAAGGCCGCCTTGGAGAGCATGTGGGCTTCGTCGATGATGAAGACCTTGTAGCGGCTCTGCAGGGGCGCGTAGCCGATGTCTTCCTTGAGGCGGCGGGCCTCCTCCACGTTGCCGTGGGTGGCGGCGTCGATCTCCACCACGTCGGGCGAGACGCCCGCGGTGATCTGGCGGCACTGGGCGCACTCGTTGCAGGGCTCCGGCGTGGGGGCCTTGAGGCAGTTGAGGGCCTTGGCCAGGACGCGGGCAAGGGTGGTCTTGCCCACGCCGCGCGTGCCGGAAAAGAGGTAGGCGGCCGCGACCTTGTCCTCTGCCGAGGCGCGCGAGAGGATGGTCTTGACGGCTTCCTGCCCTGCAACCTCGCTGAAGCGCTGGGGCCGGTATTTGGCGGTAAGGCTCTGGCTGGACATGGTGGATGCCGGGGAAGGGGCGGCCCTCCCCCGGCGATGGATCTTCTAGAGTTCGTAGCCCGAGAGCCAGGAGGCGTACTTGGTGTTCTCGCCCTTGACCACCTTGAAGAACTCCTTCTGAATGGCCTTTGCCACCGGACCGGCCTTGCCCTGGCCGATCACGCGGCGGTCGAGCTCCCGGATGGGGGTGATCTCGGCGGCGGTTCCGGTGAAGAAGGCCTCGTCTGCGGTATAGAGTTCGTCGCGGGTGAAGCGCGACTCGCGCACCTCGTAGCCCAGGTCCCTGGCCAGGGTGATCACGCAGTCGCGGGTGATGCCCGAGAGGATGGAGGTCAGCGGCGGGGTTTTGATCACGCCGTCCACCACCATGAAGATGTTTTCGCCCGAGCCCTCGGAGACGTAGCCCTCGGTATCGAGCAGCAGGCCTTCGTCGTAGCCGTCGGCCAGGGCCTCGTTCTTGGCCAGCACGGAGTTGACGTAGTTGCCGCAGACCTTGGCCTTGGTCATCATCACGTTGACGTGGTGGCGCGTGAACGACGACGTGCGGATGCGGATGCCCTTCTCCAGGGCCTCGTCGCCCAGGTACGCGCCCCAGGGCCAGACGCAGATGGCCGTGTGGATGGGGTTCTTGCCCGGGAACACGCCCATGGACTGGCCCGTGCCGATGAAGGCGATGGGGCGGATGTAGCCCTCGGCCATCTTGTTGGCCTTGAGCGTCTGGAGGATGGCCTCCGTGACCTGGGCCTCGGTGTAGGGGATCTTGATCTCCACGATCTTGGCCGAATCGAAGAGCCTGTGCACGTGCTCGGCCAGACGGAACACGGCGGAGCCGCCGCCCGCTCTCTTGTAGGCCCGAATGCCCTCGAACACGCCCACGCCGTAGTGCAGCGTGTGGGTCATCACATGCACCTGGGCCTTTTCCCAGGGCACAAGCGCTCCATCGAACCAGATCAGCTCGGATTTCGGCGACATAGGTTCCTCTTTGATTAGGATCATACGGACACGGGACGTGCCGGGCCTGAACGGTTACGGATAGGCAAAACACCCGTCCAGGTCAAGGCGGGCGCGGAGCCTCCTGGCGCGGCCACGGCCTGTTTTCCGAAAGCCGACGCGCTGTTGCCTTCGCGGCCACCAGCGGGTACTAAGCGGCCGCGCGGCACTCCATCGCGCCCACTCCACCCCCCGAGGAACCGGCCGTCATGAGCCTTCCCCCCATCGGTCCGGGCCTGCCCTGGCTGGCCCCCCTGGCCGGATATTCAGACCTGCCCTTCCGCCTGCTCTGCCGGGAATACGGGGCCGCCTGCGCCGTCACCGAGATGGTCAGCGCCAAGGGCCTGGTGTTCCACTCCCACGGCACGCGCGACCTCCTGAACACCCTGCCGGGCGACGCCCCCCTGGTGGTGCAGCTCTTCGGCTGCGAGCCCGAGATGTTCGAGCGCGCCATGGACCACCTTCTGGAGCACGGCTACGAATACTTCGACCTCAACTGCGGCTGCTCCGTTCCCAAGGTGGTCAAGGCCGGGTGCGGCTCGGCGCTCATGCGCGAGCCCGCGCTGCTGCGCGAGATCGTGCGGGTCATGGCCGCCAAGGCCGGTCCCGGCCGGGCGGGCGTCAAGCTGCGCCTGGGCTGGGGCGAGCCCGAGCCCCTGGTGTTCGAGCTGGCCCGGGCCCTGGAGGACGAGGGCGCGGGCTGGCTCACCCTGCATCCCAGGCACGCCCGCCAGGGCTATTCGGGCACGGCGGCCTGGGAGCACCTGGCGCGGCTCAAGGCCCAATCCCGCGTGCCCGTGATGGCCAGCGGCGACCTCTTCAACGCCTACGACGCAAGGCGCTGCCTGGACGCCACCGGCGTGGACGGCGTGATGTTCGCCCGGGGCGCGCTCTACGATCCGGCCGTGTTCCGCCACTTCCTGTCGGGCACGCTGGCCGCGCCCTCCGGGCCGGAGATCGCGAGGCTGGTGCGGCGCCACGCCGAACTCATCCGCGTGCACGGCAGGCCCGAGAAGTCTCTTCTGCGCATGCGCTCCATCGTGCCGCGCTATGTGCGCGGACTCCTCGGCGCGCGCGCGTTGCGCCAGGAGGCGTCATCGTGTACTTCGTGGGAGCGCCTGGAGGAGATCGTGGAGGCCATCGCCGCCTCGGCTTCCGCGCCCGGCGGGTTGCACGGGGCGCACATCAGGGAGGAATGGGATGGACGTTCTTAGGGCCGAGACGGCCGGATTCTGCATGGGGGTCGACCTGGCCCTGCGCAAGCTCGACAAACTTCTGGCCGGCAACGCGTCCGAGGCGCCCATCTACACCTTCGGCCCGCTCATCCACAATCCGCAGGTGCTCAGGGAATACGCCCAGCGCGGCGTGCGCCTCTGCGAGGACCCCGAAGTCATCGAGCCGGGGGCCGTGGTGCTCATCCGCGCCCACGGCGTGCCCAAGGGCGTGTTCGAGCGCCTGCGGGCGCGCGGGGCCATCATAGCCGACGCCACCTGCCCCAAGGTGACCAAGGCCCAGAAACTCATTGCCCGGCAGGCCGACGAGGGCGGCATTCTCCTGCTCTACGGCGAGGAAGCCCACCCCGAG
It encodes the following:
- a CDS encoding lysylphosphatidylglycerol synthase transmembrane domain-containing protein encodes the protein MLVKKTVSLALRVGLVGACLVYAFWGVNFRELGGAFARFDATALVVSTLFSFLGWGAMALRMHFLSGYTCGNWVGLKAFVLSMAVNNVVPAKLGELAKAFYLRKECGYSLSQSISMVFWERFFDLNAILAMGLVVAFHFKLKMAFFPLAVGVGSIWACLFFVRKWPEKAEKIIALVPVARLREFIYEVKLQLVHGVTLRYLIGLGFYTALVWALYAIPTFMVISWVAGLQLTMGQILAVFILSALGMAMPSSPGSVGVFEAAVIFGLGLFKVDKELALAIGLVIHMMQYIPTTVTGLMVLAKSGLSLRNLRRSGEGLDA
- the recD2 gene encoding SF1B family DNA helicase RecD2, with the protein product MPSEITCEVHTVTFFNDSTGWLVAKVRVPGEPGTVSIVGVMGQVTPGETLKLAGEWTTHPQYGRQFAVERFEQQMPASLTGIKRYLESKQIKGVGPVLAGKLLEAFGDKVLEVLDETPEKLLKVKGVTPRVLEKITNSWNEQREVRGLMLFLQTHDVPTTFAQRIFKHHGAGAVHKLKENPYGLAHEIQGIGFKTADAMALKLGFAHDCPQRLEAAIVYGLFNLSDSGHLFAPRDKLLERVDALLGGVGAHLLDEALENLAVQKRVRVVNLPQQGIEEAVYLTHFYNWEREIAERLHAIASHPAASLSEKVAKTLPAVEAESGITLSSEQHLAVSQACSGKTFIITGGPGTGKTTITRAVVRVLDRLGLKVKLCAPTGRAAKRMSEATGFPASTLHRLLGSEPGGRFSHNEEKKLKADVVVVDEASMLDVSLFLNLLRALPLTARLVLVGDVNQLPSVGPGNVLGDLLDSETMEQARLTHIYRQALESMIVVNAHRVNEGKLPVQSPKPPPDADFFWVECDDPLDVQARIIDLVSTRIPRTYGFDPLRDIQVLSPMHKGEVGAQALNELLQARLNPRGREVVRGKSRFRVGDRVLQMRNNYEKDIFNGDLGWVVEADPREQSLTVDFDGRIVPFESSELDELALAYAVSVHKSQGSEYPAVVMPVVTQHFVMLKRNLIYTALTRARKLAVILGAKKALSIGLGAVGASKRHTHLRYRLQESFNR
- the recR gene encoding recombination mediator RecR; the protein is MKALPKPLADLVAELSSLPGLGPKSALRAALTLLKWPKARTQGLGRAIHDLRENLFLCSGCAGLAESDPCPICADPARHAEQLCLVSEWDSLLSLEETGLYKGRYLILGGLLSPLDGVDPGSLEFDRFQARLSEGAVQEVILALGSTLEAEATASFVKNLVERSHPGVRLTRLAQGIPLGAEVKYVDRETLKQSMIHRQNV
- a CDS encoding YbaB/EbfC family nucleoid-associated protein, which gives rise to MKGMGDMLRQAQMMQRKMQEIQEDMKKRTVEATAGGGMVTVVATGAQDIVSIAIDKSVVDPADVDMLQDLVLAAVNDALKKARDLQQSEMAGLTGGLKIPGLF
- the dnaX gene encoding DNA polymerase III subunit gamma/tau, which produces MSSQSLTAKYRPQRFSEVAGQEAVKTILSRASAEDKVAAAYLFSGTRGVGKTTLARVLAKALNCLKAPTPEPCNECAQCRQITAGVSPDVVEIDAATHGNVEEARRLKEDIGYAPLQSRYKVFIIDEAHMLSKAAFNALLKTLEEPPGRVTFILATTEPHKILPTIVSRCQHYVFKRLLQPELEAHLGALLDREGIAFEPPAVSLIARRGAGSVRDSMSLLAQVLAMGRETLREQDVRDVLGLAGQDVFLALMQAFKDQDCLEVSSVLRSVLDRGLDIGFFLRELAACWRDMFLLNQAGEKALSTLELTEEEGRQWLAWAQLFDARHIHACWQMTLEGQRRVMTSLEPAMSLELLLLNLAYVPRLLSLEALEARSAPAQGPGGQNAAPRPAPSRPAPHGVQPPFGAQPQGGRYIPPTRPDAQAAPRPGPYGAPGQAQGAVPPRPSAPASPAAVHAPADPEDPDAEPDAEDFEQPREIPAVTAKPLGPATWKGFVAHARHELRENAPLKVAVSQLSGIYEDGGLHVEGNDFQLRQFKDNRQNLAALQALADAYFARPVRIRFGAAAPRAQLSQKELRTRAENSALFQEARETMGAYIIDVRSKA
- a CDS encoding branched-chain amino acid transaminase — its product is MSPKSELIWFDGALVPWEKAQVHVMTHTLHYGVGVFEGIRAYKRAGGGSAVFRLAEHVHRLFDSAKIVEIKIPYTEAQVTEAILQTLKANKMAEGYIRPIAFIGTGQSMGVFPGKNPIHTAICVWPWGAYLGDEALEKGIRIRTSSFTRHHVNVMMTKAKVCGNYVNSVLAKNEALADGYDEGLLLDTEGYVSEGSGENIFMVVDGVIKTPPLTSILSGITRDCVITLARDLGYEVRESRFTRDELYTADEAFFTGTAAEITPIRELDRRVIGQGKAGPVAKAIQKEFFKVVKGENTKYASWLSGYEL
- a CDS encoding tRNA dihydrouridine synthase, coding for MSLPPIGPGLPWLAPLAGYSDLPFRLLCREYGAACAVTEMVSAKGLVFHSHGTRDLLNTLPGDAPLVVQLFGCEPEMFERAMDHLLEHGYEYFDLNCGCSVPKVVKAGCGSALMREPALLREIVRVMAAKAGPGRAGVKLRLGWGEPEPLVFELARALEDEGAGWLTLHPRHARQGYSGTAAWEHLARLKAQSRVPVMASGDLFNAYDARRCLDATGVDGVMFARGALYDPAVFRHFLSGTLAAPSGPEIARLVRRHAELIRVHGRPEKSLLRMRSIVPRYVRGLLGARALRQEASSCTSWERLEEIVEAIAASASAPGGLHGAHIREEWDGRS